The Candidatus Scalindua japonica genome includes the window CTTGACTATTGGTAAAAAAAGTTATGATGATGTTGGTGATGAGATGAAAGCCGTTGCGCAAGGTGCTTTACGTTTGAAAAATGACCTTATCCTGACTATTGATAGCGATTCTAATGCTTATGATGATGTGATGGCTGCAATAAAGCTGCCAGGTAATAGCGAAGAGGAAAAGTACCTTAAAGAACAGAAGATTCAACGTGGGTTGAAACATGCAGTCACAGTGCCATTAGACGTAGCTGAATATGCTATCCAGGTAATGGAACTGGCCGGAAAGGCCGTGAAAAAGGGAAATAAAAATACCGTTACAGACGGTGCCGTTGCAGTTATGATGGCAAGAACGGCAGTTCTGTCCGCCATATACAATATTAAAATCAACTTGAAAGCGATAAAAAACAAAGCGTTTATCGACAAAACTTCAAAACGGGTTAAAGAACTTGAAACAGAAGCCTTAAACAGAGAACATGAGTTATTGTTGAATATAGATTTATAATTTACCATACATATCTTTAAAAGTAATTCTTCCATGTAGTCTACTGTTTAGTGGTTTTTGACTTTTTATTTCCAATGCGAATACCTAAAATTCTTCATTCACTTATCTTTTCCATGTTTATCGGGAGTATTCCCATTTTTTTGTAAATTTATTTAACGAGTCGGAGACTTTTCCTAGATTTTTTGTTTTTAATTCTTTCTTGGTCGTCTTTTTTGTATTTTTCGATAATTTTATCGTACGTACCGTTATATTTCGCACATCTGATCTTGAGCATGTTATTAGCATTTTGGGCATACCACCAAGCTCCTGATCGTTTAAGCCTTGTATGGCTAATGAATTTATTAGCGCTTTCAATCGCACCGCTACCAATGTGATACCCTCCTCGCTTGGTGGTATCGTAATGCATCTTTTCGCAATGATTTGTAAGGTAGGTATAAAACTTATCAATTTTATCCTGAACCTCTTGAGTTTGCGCTTTCATCTTTCCAAGACCGCCAAGCACATCTTCGTGGTCGCCAAAATGTATTCTTGTCAAAGTCGCCTCGCACCACTGGCGAGACTCTCTTGTCTCTTTTCCATAATGTGCGTTACCCACACCATGTACATACTCTGAGCAATGGTAGTAGTCGAGGATTTCTTTTGCTGAGGGAAATATCTCTTTGCAACGGTTCCAAATCCAGTGAGCTCCGTCTCCTATGATTCCCAAGCGTATCTCCGCTTCGGGGATAAGACCTGCCTCCTTGATCTTCACTAGATCTTGAGCTAATTCGTGATCTTCGCAGACCTGATGCCAGCTGATTAAATGATTAATGCTTGTACCATCGATGAGATAAAGCCTAAAACCTTTAATCTCTTTCCATTCTCCTTTTCCTCTTTTCTCTTTGCGGCGGTGAGGGCTGGGCTCTGGACGCATCGGGCCGTGGGCTCCATCCAGGGCGAGCATCATAATGGGACGACGAAACTTATTCTTTGAGATGTTTTCTATCTTTTTGTGAATCTCTTCTTTAGACGGACAGATATCTAAAATCCCCACTTCCTGACCTATGGTATTCGTGGCCTCATGCATATGATGTTCGCTTAGCTTTACACCAGTTATCCTCTCGTAGGTCTCGCTGGCCGTCTCATAAGCGGTTTCGCTAGACAACCAGGCTTCAACATCCTGTATATCATACTGTTTCGAGGATCGAGACAACCCAAGGGCTTCATCTAATGGATAATTTCCAAAACTGCACGCTCTGCAATAAAAATAAGGTCTCTCCAATTCAAATTGACCCGCAAGGGTCTGGATTGTCCTGGATAATTTGTCGTGCCTTTGCATGCTTTTGCCGCAATCGGGGCAGTCACAATTTTGCTGATTCAATAAATGACCGAACTTCCTCTTTATCAATCCAAGGATCATCTGACCCAATATTTCGGATCTTTCCTGAAAAACAGCTTTTGAGATTTCTCCTAAATCTTCCATTGGGTACTCTCGCTCAATCTTGTCAAGTCGCTTGTCCAAAAAGTCATAAAATAAAGTTCTCCAGTTCTCTGATGACTCTGCTTTTCTCGCCGCAAAACCCAAAAATATCTCCTCTTAAAATATTTCTATTGTTCCCTGACTATATCCATCGCAGAGAGTAACGCCTGGCGCTCTAATATTGGCATTGATTGAAGTCTCGCCGTCCACCTTTGTGTTTTTCTCTTTATCCGTTCTCGTTCACGAAAGTTATTGCCAAGATAACGATATTCATGTAGTTCCACCGGAATATTATAGTTCATCCATAGCCACTCTGTCGCCACACCATGGTGACAGGCCGCCTGATAACTATGTGTATGCCATCCCTTCAAAGACTCTCTGTATAAAAGCGACTCATAACCGGATATCATCACCATGCAGGGAAGTGATTTCAATAATTCCAAAAGTACCGTGTGGTCTTTATGGCTATATTCATATTTATAGAGCCGACCACTCTTCCTTCTTGTCTCGCGAAGGTACGGTGGGTCGCAATATATCAGCTCGTTGCCAGTGAAAGGATAATCATTCAGATAATTAATTGCGTCATCATGGACCAATTCAAAACCTGGTGGTTTAACATTCGTCCACATTTCAACAACATCCTGGTCTAATTCTATCCCAATATTACTTCTGGCAGGACGTTTGTTCCGCATAACTGCGCCACCGCCCAAATGTGTCTCTATGTAGACATCATGGGGTGGCATAAGATTGATTAACTTTTGGAATACTCCCATGTTTATCCGTGTCCAGTCGTTTGTTTAGCTTTTTGTACCAATTTGTACCCGCCTGACCGGTCTTTCGGGCAAGAAATTTATGTCTAATAATCAACTCAATCGCCATTTATCAATACGGCAGACGTTCGCGAAATCGCAGATCCCTTCACCGCAAAAATCTATATTTGCCGGAGCAAGTTCAATCCTTCCGTTTCGGATCTCTCTTGCGAATTTCAGGATATGTTTTTCAGCATTTTTCAACATCTTGTTAAACTCTTTATTATCAACCGAAAGTGATTTTTTCACTGGTTTTATATTGAGGTTGAGATTATCAATTAGTTCCTGATTGTATATTCCGGTCTTTTTAGATGATTTCAATGCGTAAATTTCTGCGGCAACGGGTACAATTTT containing:
- a CDS encoding cyclodeaminase/cyclohydrolase family protein, which produces MLSELTIKEFLKKVASDSPAPGGGSVAALSAALAASLTEMVANLTIGKKSYDDVGDEMKAVAQGALRLKNDLILTIDSDSNAYDDVMAAIKLPGNSEEEKYLKEQKIQRGLKHAVTVPLDVAEYAIQVMELAGKAVKKGNKNTVTDGAVAVMMARTAVLSAIYNIKINLKAIKNKAFIDKTSKRVKELETEALNREHELLLNIDL
- a CDS encoding ISKra4 family transposase, yielding MEDLGEISKAVFQERSEILGQMILGLIKRKFGHLLNQQNCDCPDCGKSMQRHDKLSRTIQTLAGQFELERPYFYCRACSFGNYPLDEALGLSRSSKQYDIQDVEAWLSSETAYETASETYERITGVKLSEHHMHEATNTIGQEVGILDICPSKEEIHKKIENISKNKFRRPIMMLALDGAHGPMRPEPSPHRRKEKRGKGEWKEIKGFRLYLIDGTSINHLISWHQVCEDHELAQDLVKIKEAGLIPEAEIRLGIIGDGAHWIWNRCKEIFPSAKEILDYYHCSEYVHGVGNAHYGKETRESRQWCEATLTRIHFGDHEDVLGGLGKMKAQTQEVQDKIDKFYTYLTNHCEKMHYDTTKRGGYHIGSGAIESANKFISHTRLKRSGAWWYAQNANNMLKIRCAKYNGTYDKIIEKYKKDDQERIKNKKSRKSLRLVK
- a CDS encoding DNA adenine methylase, with amino-acid sequence MGVFQKLINLMPPHDVYIETHLGGGAVMRNKRPARSNIGIELDQDVVEMWTNVKPPGFELVHDDAINYLNDYPFTGNELIYCDPPYLRETRRKSGRLYKYEYSHKDHTVLLELLKSLPCMVMISGYESLLYRESLKGWHTHSYQAACHHGVATEWLWMNYNIPVELHEYRYLGNNFRERERIKRKTQRWTARLQSMPILERQALLSAMDIVREQ